From a single Myotis daubentonii chromosome 5, mMyoDau2.1, whole genome shotgun sequence genomic region:
- the LOC132234984 gene encoding zinc finger protein 709-like — translation MRETFRNLASIGKKWEAYDIEDQYKNQRGKRRNPILERVCEGEKNSQCGENFSLTPNLSPKKKSLPIVKPWEYSVCGKVFMLQSSHNMHIRSHTGNKPSECQNYGEKLYNYDVCGRTFSYRQCFDKHERNHNGEKAYKCKECGKTFSSSTSLQIHERSHTGEKPYKCKQCVKAFSCLSSLRRHERVHTGEKPYECKECGKTFRYYQNYRRHENKFTGEKPYECKECGKTFRCYQSFRRHERNHREVKPYACKQCGKTFSCLRYLRKHERNHTRKKPHECKICRKTFRYPSDLQKHERNHTGEKPFECMECGKAFRDPSSLQTHQRTHIGEKPYECKECGKAFSSHQCVQIHERNHTGEKPYECKICRKTFGYPSSLRYHKRTHTGEKSYECKECGKAYRYLSSLRIHERIHTGEKPYECKECGKSYRCYQSFQTHESNHTGEKPYVCKKCSKAFSCLHYLRKHEVNHTGKKPYKCKKCSKAFRYPSDLQKHERNHTGEKPFECQECGKAFRDPSSLQTHEKTHTGEKPYECKECGKAFKCYQSFQTHERNHTGEKPYVCKICSKAFTCLRYLRKHERIHTGGNPIYGSNLENSSFLTQPFKI, via the exons ATGAGGGAAACCTTCAGGAACCTGGCCTCCATAG GAAAGAAATGGGAAGCTTATGACATTGAAGATCAGTACAAAAACCAAAGGGGAAAACGAAG AAATCCAATATTAGAGAGAGTCTGTGAAGGGGAGAAGAATAGTCAATGTGGGGAAAACTTCAGCCTTACTCCAAATCTCAGTCCAAAGAAAAAATCTCTTCCTATAGTAAAACCATGGGAATACAGTGTGTGTGGAAAAGTCTTCATGCTGCAGTCATCCCATAATATGCACATCAGAAGTCACACTGGAAACAAGCCATCTGAGTGTCAAAATTATGGAGAAAAGCTGTATAATTATGATGTATGTGGGAGAACCTTCAGTTATCGTCAGTGTTTTGACAAACATGAAAGGAATCACAATGGAGAAAAAGCCTATAAATGTAAGGAATGCGGGAAGACCTTTAGTTCTTCAACTTCACTTCAAATACATGAAAGATcccacactggagaaaaaccttataaatgtaaacaATGTGTTAAAGCATTCAGTTGTCTCAGTTCTCTTCGACGTCATgaaagagttcacactggagagaaaccctatgaatgtaaggagTGTGGAAAAACCTTCAGGTATTATCAAAATTATCGaagacatgaaaataaatttactggtgagaagccctatgaatgtaaggaatgcgGGAAAACTTTCAGATGTTATCAAAGTTTTCGAAGACATGAAAGAAATCACAGAGAAGTGAAACCATATGCATGCAAGCAATGTGGTAAAACATTTAGTTGTCTCCGTTATCTTCGTAAACATGAAAGAAACCACACCAGAAAGAAACCCCATGAATGTAAAATATGTCGTAAGACATTTAGGTATCCCAGTGATCTTcaaaaacatgaaagaaatcacactggagagaaaccttttGAATGTATGGAGTGTGGTAAAGCCTTCAGAGATCCCAGTTCCTTGCAAACACACCAAAGAACTCATattggagagaaaccctatgaatgcaaggaatgtggcaaagccttcagtTCTCATCAATGTGTCCAAATACATGAAAGAaatcacactggagagaaaccctatgaatgtaaaatATGTCGCAAAACATTTGGTTATCCCAGTTCTCTTCGATATCACAAAAGAACACATACTGGAGAGAAAtcctatgaatgtaaggaatgtgggaaagcctaTAGATATCTCAGTTCCTTACGAATACATGaaagaattcatactggagagaaaccttatgaatgtaaggaatgtgggaaatcctACAGATGTTATCAAAGTTTCCAAACACATGAAAGTaaccacactggagagaaaccatatGTATGTAAAAAATGTAGTAAAGCATTTAGTTGTCTTCACTATCTTCGAAAACATGAAGTAAATCACACTGGAAagaaaccctataaatgtaaaaaatgtagTAAAGCATTTAGGTATCCCAGTGATCTTCAGAAACATGAAAGAaatcacactggagagaaaccctttgAATGTCAGgagtgtgggaaagccttcagagATCCCAGTTCCTTACAAACCCATGAAAAaactcacactggagagaaaccttatgaatgtaaggaatgtgggaaagccttcaaaTGTTATCAAAGTTTTCAAACACATGAAAGAaatcacactggagagaaaccgtATGTATGTAAAATATGTAGTAAAGCATTTACTTGTCTCCGTTATCTTCGAAAACATGAAAGAATTCACACTGGAGGGAACCCTATATATGGAAGCAATTTGGAAAATTCTTCATTTCTCACACAACCTTTCAAAATctga